One genomic region from Haloterrigena gelatinilytica encodes:
- a CDS encoding glutamate--tRNA ligase, which translates to MNDELRERIEREAEKHALLNAVKHESDADVGAIMGPLMGDNPDFREHGDEIPGIAGGVIGRVNDLSYEEKRERLEDLAPEELAEIEAEDEADEHDLPDLPNAEEYDEIRMRVAPNPNGPWHVGHARMPAVIGTYKERYDGWFCVRFDDTDPETKRPDLEAYDAILEDLDYLGFEPDATYKASDRLETYYEHARELIELGGAYTCSCSGEEFSELKNSGEPCPHREKDVETVREEFEAMVDGEYDSGEMVLRIKTDIEHKNPALRDWVGFRMIDTPHPREEASEYRCWPMLDFQSGVDDHLLEISHIIRGIDLQDSAKRQQFVYDYFGWDYPEVVHWGHVQIDAYDVKMSTSTIAELIEEGELDGWDDPRAPTLKSLRRRGIRGEAIVEAMAGLGTSTSDVDLAMSSIYANNRDLIDEETDRRFFVREGNQLPISGDPPAEANPPLHPNHEERGVREIPVSDSVMLEPEDVPEDGERIWLKGLGCFRYAEGALEYTADDIDVVREGEVDVVHWAPASESVAVRMRTPDGDVRGHAEPGVGDLESDEMVQFERVGFARIDRHDDEEEETVVYYAHP; encoded by the coding sequence ATGAACGACGAGTTGCGCGAGCGCATCGAGCGCGAGGCCGAGAAGCACGCGCTGTTGAACGCCGTCAAACACGAGAGCGACGCCGACGTCGGCGCGATCATGGGGCCGCTGATGGGCGACAACCCCGACTTCCGCGAGCACGGCGACGAGATCCCGGGGATCGCCGGCGGCGTCATCGGCCGGGTCAACGACCTCTCGTACGAGGAGAAACGCGAGCGACTCGAGGACCTCGCCCCCGAGGAACTCGCCGAAATCGAGGCCGAGGACGAGGCGGACGAACACGACCTCCCCGACCTACCCAACGCAGAGGAATACGACGAAATCCGGATGCGCGTCGCGCCCAACCCCAACGGCCCGTGGCACGTCGGCCACGCCCGGATGCCCGCCGTCATCGGCACCTACAAGGAGCGCTACGACGGCTGGTTCTGCGTCCGCTTCGACGACACCGATCCCGAGACGAAACGCCCCGATCTCGAGGCCTACGACGCCATCCTCGAGGATCTCGACTACCTCGGCTTCGAGCCCGACGCGACCTACAAGGCGAGCGACCGCCTCGAGACCTACTACGAGCACGCCCGCGAACTGATCGAGCTCGGCGGGGCCTACACCTGCTCGTGTTCCGGCGAGGAGTTCTCGGAGCTGAAGAACAGCGGCGAACCCTGCCCCCACCGCGAGAAGGACGTCGAGACGGTCCGCGAGGAGTTCGAGGCCATGGTCGACGGCGAGTACGACAGCGGCGAGATGGTCCTGCGGATCAAGACCGACATCGAGCACAAGAATCCCGCGCTCCGCGACTGGGTCGGCTTCCGGATGATCGACACGCCCCATCCCCGCGAGGAGGCCAGCGAGTACCGCTGCTGGCCGATGCTGGACTTCCAGTCGGGGGTCGACGACCACCTCCTCGAGATCAGTCACATCATCCGCGGCATCGACCTGCAGGACTCCGCGAAGCGCCAGCAGTTCGTCTACGACTACTTCGGCTGGGACTACCCCGAGGTCGTCCACTGGGGCCACGTCCAGATCGACGCCTACGACGTGAAGATGAGCACGTCGACCATCGCCGAACTGATCGAGGAGGGCGAACTCGACGGCTGGGACGACCCGCGCGCGCCGACGCTCAAGAGCCTCCGCCGGCGCGGCATCCGCGGCGAGGCAATCGTCGAGGCGATGGCCGGGCTGGGCACGTCGACCAGCGACGTCGACCTCGCGATGAGTTCGATCTACGCGAACAACCGCGACCTGATCGACGAGGAGACCGACCGCCGCTTCTTCGTCCGGGAGGGCAACCAGCTTCCGATCTCCGGCGATCCGCCCGCGGAAGCGAACCCGCCGCTCCATCCCAACCACGAGGAGCGAGGCGTCCGCGAGATCCCCGTCAGCGACTCCGTGATGCTCGAGCCCGAGGACGTTCCCGAAGACGGCGAACGCATCTGGCTCAAGGGACTCGGCTGTTTCCGGTACGCCGAGGGCGCGCTCGAGTACACGGCCGACGACATCGACGTGGTCCGGGAGGGCGAGGTCGACGTCGTCCACTGGGCCCCGGCGAGCGAGAGCGTCGCCGTCCGGATGCGCACGCCCGACGGCGACGTGCGCGGCCACGCGGAACCCGGCGTCGGCGACCTCGAGAGCGACGAGATGGTGCAGTTCGAACGGGTTGGTTTCGCGCGAATCGACCGACACGACGACGAGGAAGAGGAGACCGTCGTCTACTACGCGCATCCCTAA
- a CDS encoding SDR family NAD(P)-dependent oxidoreductase codes for MSETRGAIVVGGSSGIGEALARALADEGYEIGLAARRTERMREIGAELPTESSVATMDVTDTDDAREGFFELAAAMRSVDVVVISAGTAAMNPDLEWEAERETVDVNVRGFTAIATAAMAYFESTPDRSRAGDGHLVGISSVAAHFGVGGVQAYNASKAYVSTYLEGLRARQADRDADVTITTVEPGFVDTELSMGGFWECAPETAAAQIVRAIHKQRNHVYVPRRWRLVAWFLKAIPESVLRRLLS; via the coding sequence ATGAGCGAGACGCGCGGAGCGATCGTCGTCGGCGGCTCCTCGGGCATCGGCGAGGCGCTGGCTCGAGCGCTCGCCGACGAGGGGTACGAGATCGGGCTGGCGGCCCGCCGGACGGAACGCATGCGGGAGATCGGCGCCGAACTGCCGACCGAGTCCTCCGTCGCGACGATGGACGTCACCGATACCGACGACGCCCGCGAGGGCTTTTTCGAACTCGCCGCGGCGATGCGGTCGGTCGACGTGGTCGTCATCAGCGCCGGCACCGCGGCGATGAACCCCGACCTCGAGTGGGAGGCCGAACGGGAGACGGTCGACGTCAACGTCCGCGGGTTCACGGCGATCGCGACCGCCGCGATGGCGTACTTCGAGTCGACGCCCGACCGTTCGAGGGCCGGCGACGGCCACCTCGTGGGCATCTCCTCGGTCGCCGCCCACTTCGGCGTCGGCGGCGTGCAGGCGTACAACGCCTCGAAGGCGTACGTCTCGACGTACCTCGAGGGGCTGCGGGCGCGACAGGCCGATCGCGACGCGGACGTGACGATCACGACCGTCGAACCGGGCTTCGTCGACACCGAACTCTCGATGGGCGGCTTCTGGGAGTGTGCGCCCGAGACGGCCGCTGCGCAGATCGTCCGCGCGATCCATAAGCAGCGGAACCACGTCTACGTCCCCCGCCGCTGGCGGCTCGTGGCGTGGTTCTTGAAGGCGATCCCTGAGTCGGTGCTGCGGCGATTGCTCTCCTGA
- a CDS encoding DUF456 domain-containing protein — MVDAVTILAVALLVGGVVGTVAPLVPGGLLSLSGLSLYWWHSGFSDPGTLTVAVLALLAVMTMIAEFFGGSIAARAGGASWTTTTIATVVAIVLMIVTGPLGLLAGLFGTVFLVEFVQGGDAGGSVRSAAYATGGMLASTAIQVLLTVTVLLGFLVAVFVF, encoded by the coding sequence ATGGTCGATGCAGTCACGATCCTCGCGGTCGCCCTGCTCGTCGGCGGCGTCGTCGGAACGGTCGCGCCGCTGGTCCCCGGCGGGCTGCTCTCGCTGTCCGGGCTCTCCCTCTACTGGTGGCACTCCGGGTTCAGCGATCCCGGGACCCTCACGGTCGCCGTCCTCGCGCTCCTCGCCGTCATGACGATGATCGCGGAGTTCTTCGGCGGCTCGATCGCCGCTCGAGCGGGCGGGGCCTCGTGGACAACCACCACGATCGCTACCGTCGTCGCCATCGTTCTGATGATCGTCACCGGCCCGTTGGGACTGCTCGCCGGGCTGTTCGGGACGGTCTTCCTCGTCGAGTTCGTTCAGGGCGGCGACGCCGGCGGCAGCGTCCGTTCGGCGGCGTACGCGACCGGCGGGATGCTCGCGTCGACGGCGATTCAGGTGCTGTTGACCGTCACGGTCCTGCTCGGATTTCTCGTCGCGGTCTTCGTCTTCTGA
- the tmcA gene encoding tRNA(Met) cytidine acetyltransferase TmcA: MIVETGATVLFEEATAVDERRVLVLAGDRERGYDALESILDAIPVPITETTLVGPEDRLRCEHLPQANASELLGTTRTAIALDAHEGLRPNALGKVVGAVDGGGLLVLLTPPLEEWPDRRGAFDRSLAVPPFSLDDVTGRFRTRLVETLRAHRGIGIVDLETERIVDDGLTEPAPKRVDGSDGTSFEAPPNARFPADTYEACLTGDQRDAVEAFESLLEGVDGREDSGGDAETEQRRAVVLEADRGRGKSSAAGLAAGAFAADGLDVLVTAPRSRNAAELFDRAGELLGTLGADATIDGRTIETSSGGRVRFLEPATAVERIESATGDDRGPADIVVVDEAAALPVSVLESLLAADRVAFATTIHGYEGAGRGFSVRFRDRLAESDHEVIDRTLVDPIRYAAGDPVEVWAFRALLLDARPPVSPLVADATPETVAYRSLEPDDLLADDRLLREAFGLLVLAHYRTEPNDLARLLDAPNLEARALVHDGHVVSVALLAREGNLPPETRAMMYEGGRIRGNMLPDVLTSQLRDEAAGESAGLRVVRIATHHAARSRGLGSHLLERVREAFTDGGLEAGDDGDGIDWLGTGFGATPGLLEFWRENGYRTVHVSTTRNDASGEYSALMLAPTGDAGRELHDRHADWFARRFPALCTDALSDLEPDVARAVLRSVDADAAPELGLSAHDWRVVAGAAYGPGLFDADPGPFRDLVVRYFVEDPDDADLTAREERLLVMRALQGRPWEAVADRLEYHSYGQCMRALGGAFCPLVDRYGSEAALEVRERFLEN, from the coding sequence ATGATCGTCGAGACGGGCGCGACGGTCCTGTTCGAGGAGGCGACGGCGGTCGACGAGCGACGCGTCCTCGTCCTGGCCGGCGACCGCGAGCGGGGGTACGACGCCCTCGAGTCGATCCTCGACGCGATTCCCGTTCCGATCACGGAAACCACGCTCGTCGGCCCCGAAGACCGGCTTCGCTGCGAACACCTGCCCCAGGCCAACGCGAGCGAACTCCTCGGAACGACGCGGACCGCGATCGCGCTCGACGCCCACGAGGGGCTGCGGCCGAACGCGCTCGGGAAAGTCGTCGGCGCGGTCGACGGCGGCGGCCTGCTCGTCCTGTTGACGCCGCCGCTCGAGGAGTGGCCCGATCGCCGCGGCGCGTTCGACCGGTCGCTGGCCGTCCCGCCGTTCTCGCTGGACGACGTCACCGGTCGATTCAGGACTCGGCTCGTCGAGACGTTACGAGCCCACCGGGGAATCGGAATCGTCGACCTCGAGACCGAGCGGATCGTCGACGACGGGCTGACGGAACCGGCGCCGAAGCGAGTCGACGGCTCGGACGGGACCTCGTTCGAGGCCCCGCCGAACGCTCGGTTTCCCGCCGACACCTACGAGGCGTGTCTTACTGGCGACCAGCGGGACGCCGTCGAGGCGTTCGAGTCGCTGCTCGAGGGCGTCGACGGGCGCGAAGACAGCGGCGGGGACGCGGAGACCGAACAGCGACGCGCCGTCGTCCTCGAGGCCGACCGCGGACGGGGCAAGTCCAGTGCCGCGGGACTGGCCGCGGGCGCGTTCGCCGCCGACGGACTGGACGTGCTCGTCACCGCACCTCGGTCGCGAAACGCGGCGGAACTGTTCGACCGCGCCGGCGAACTGCTGGGGACGCTCGGGGCCGACGCGACGATCGACGGTCGGACGATCGAGACGAGTTCCGGCGGTCGCGTTCGGTTCCTCGAGCCGGCGACGGCCGTCGAGCGAATCGAATCGGCGACCGGCGACGACCGCGGCCCCGCCGATATCGTCGTCGTCGACGAGGCCGCCGCGCTCCCGGTCTCGGTCCTCGAGTCGCTGCTCGCGGCCGATCGGGTCGCGTTCGCGACGACGATCCACGGCTACGAGGGCGCGGGGCGGGGGTTCTCCGTTCGCTTCCGGGACCGCCTCGCCGAGAGCGATCACGAGGTGATCGACCGCACGCTCGTCGACCCCATTCGGTACGCCGCCGGCGACCCCGTCGAGGTCTGGGCCTTCCGCGCGCTGCTCCTCGACGCTCGTCCACCGGTCTCCCCGCTGGTCGCCGACGCGACGCCCGAGACCGTCGCGTACCGCAGCCTCGAGCCCGACGACCTCCTCGCGGACGACCGCCTCCTGCGGGAGGCGTTCGGCCTGCTCGTGCTCGCCCACTACCGCACCGAGCCCAACGATCTCGCGCGGCTGCTCGACGCGCCCAACCTCGAGGCCCGCGCGCTGGTTCACGACGGCCACGTCGTCAGCGTCGCCCTGCTGGCCCGCGAGGGGAACTTGCCGCCCGAGACCCGCGCGATGATGTACGAGGGCGGCCGGATTCGGGGGAACATGCTCCCGGACGTCCTCACGAGCCAGTTGCGCGACGAGGCCGCCGGCGAGTCGGCCGGCCTGCGCGTCGTCCGGATCGCGACCCACCACGCGGCCCGCTCTCGAGGGCTGGGCTCGCACCTGCTCGAGCGCGTTCGCGAGGCGTTCACTGACGGCGGCCTCGAGGCGGGCGACGACGGCGACGGGATAGACTGGCTCGGTACCGGCTTCGGTGCCACGCCCGGCCTGCTCGAGTTCTGGCGCGAGAACGGCTACCGGACCGTCCACGTCTCGACGACTCGCAACGACGCCAGCGGCGAGTACTCGGCGCTCATGCTCGCCCCGACGGGCGACGCCGGTCGGGAACTGCACGACCGCCACGCCGACTGGTTCGCCCGCCGGTTCCCCGCGCTCTGTACGGACGCCCTCTCGGATCTCGAGCCGGACGTCGCCCGCGCGGTGCTTCGCTCGGTCGACGCCGACGCGGCCCCGGAGCTCGGCCTTTCGGCCCACGACTGGCGCGTCGTCGCCGGCGCGGCCTACGGCCCCGGCCTGTTCGACGCCGATCCCGGCCCGTTTCGGGACCTCGTCGTTCGGTACTTCGTCGAGGATCCCGACGACGCCGACCTCACCGCCCGCGAGGAACGCCTGCTCGTCATGCGCGCCCTACAGGGTCGGCCGTGGGAAGCCGTCGCGGACCGCCTCGAGTACCACTCGTATGGCCAGTGTATGCGCGCGCTCGGCGGGGCGTTCTGTCCGCTGGTCGACCGCTACGGATCTGAGGCGGCGCTCGAGGTCCGAGAGCGATTTCTCGAGAACTGA
- a CDS encoding zinc ribbon domain-containing protein, with the protein MSMFERLGEKVERFKQEAVAAREDSAPYRCRDCETRFHSERETCPECGSSEVERVSEATESDGETNAESVTETETKTE; encoded by the coding sequence ATGAGCATGTTCGAACGGCTCGGCGAGAAAGTCGAGCGCTTCAAACAGGAGGCGGTGGCCGCACGCGAGGACAGCGCTCCCTACCGCTGTCGCGACTGCGAGACCCGGTTCCACAGCGAGCGGGAGACGTGTCCGGAGTGTGGAAGCAGTGAGGTCGAGCGAGTTTCCGAGGCGACCGAATCGGACGGAGAGACGAACGCAGAGTCGGTGACAGAAACGGAAACGAAAACGGAGTGA
- a CDS encoding pyridoxal-phosphate-dependent aminotransferase family protein, giving the protein MKFTPGPTAVPPAVREAMAEEQPNPDVDPAFAERYEALCEALADVYDTDHDVVVPGGEGILGLEAAIASLVAPGDRVLCISNGLYGDGFADFVESYDGEAELVSAPYDDPLDLEAIERTLEDAETDGEPFALATMVHCETPTGTLNDLDPVLDLLEEYDVPSVVDAVSSLGGTPVPTDRIDVCLGASQKCFSAPPGLTTAAISDRAWERMEERDPSSLYTNFLPWQDVSENFPYTHLSANVAALEEAIDRLLEEGLEDVYQRHEAAAERCRERGAELGLEVYPDAERSSPTVTAFRLPGEAKAIRQRVAEEEDVVLATGLGELEDDILRFGHMGYNAEVEKVDRAMNALEAVLE; this is encoded by the coding sequence ATGAAGTTCACGCCAGGACCGACGGCGGTCCCGCCGGCGGTCAGGGAGGCGATGGCCGAGGAACAGCCGAATCCGGACGTCGATCCCGCGTTCGCGGAGCGCTACGAGGCCCTCTGCGAGGCCCTCGCCGACGTCTACGACACCGACCACGACGTCGTCGTCCCCGGCGGCGAGGGCATTCTGGGCCTCGAAGCGGCGATCGCCTCGCTGGTCGCGCCCGGCGATCGCGTGCTCTGCATTTCGAACGGGCTCTACGGCGACGGCTTCGCGGACTTCGTCGAGTCCTACGACGGCGAGGCCGAACTCGTCTCGGCGCCCTACGACGACCCGCTCGACCTCGAGGCCATCGAGCGGACGCTCGAGGACGCCGAAACCGACGGCGAGCCGTTCGCACTGGCGACGATGGTTCACTGCGAGACGCCGACCGGGACGCTCAACGATCTCGACCCCGTGCTGGACCTGCTCGAGGAGTACGACGTGCCGAGCGTCGTCGACGCCGTCTCGTCGCTCGGCGGGACGCCGGTTCCGACCGATCGGATCGACGTCTGTCTCGGGGCGTCCCAGAAGTGTTTCAGCGCGCCGCCGGGGCTGACCACCGCCGCGATCAGCGACCGAGCGTGGGAGCGCATGGAAGAACGCGACCCGTCCTCGCTGTACACGAACTTCCTCCCGTGGCAGGACGTCTCCGAGAACTTCCCGTACACGCACCTGAGCGCGAACGTAGCCGCCCTCGAGGAAGCGATCGATCGCCTGCTCGAGGAGGGGCTCGAGGACGTCTACCAGCGCCACGAGGCGGCCGCCGAGCGCTGTCGCGAGCGCGGCGCCGAACTGGGACTCGAGGTCTATCCCGATGCCGAGCGGAGTTCGCCGACCGTGACGGCGTTTCGCCTCCCGGGCGAGGCGAAAGCGATCCGGCAGCGAGTCGCCGAGGAAGAGGACGTCGTACTGGCGACCGGGCTGGGTGAGCTGGAGGACGACATCCTCCGGTTCGGCCACATGGGGTACAACGCCGAGGTCGAGAAGGTCGACCGGGCGATGAACGCACTCGAGGCCGTCTTGGAGTAG